The following are from one region of the Salvia hispanica cultivar TCC Black 2014 chromosome 1, UniMelb_Shisp_WGS_1.0, whole genome shotgun sequence genome:
- the LOC125202131 gene encoding glutaredoxin-C1-like produces the protein MHYQTGSGSCKVPLKRSVATDPMERIERMAAAHAVVIFSDSTCCMCHTAKRLFCSLGVSPVIYEIDQDPRGEDLSKALLRLHGGAAPVPTVFIGGKLVGAIDSVMASHINGSLVPLLKEAGALWL, from the coding sequence ATGCATTACCAGACCGGTTCAGGGTCATGCAAGGTGCCATTAAAACGCAGCGTTGCGACGGACCCGATGGAGCGGATAGAGAGGATGGCGGCAGCGCACGCGGTGGTGATCTTCAGCGACAGCACGTGCTGCATGTGCCACACCGCGAAGCGGCTCTTCTGCAGCTTGGGAGTGAGTCCGGTGATCTACGAGATCGACCAGGACCCGAGGGGGGAGGACCTCTCCAAGGCGCTGCTGCGCCTCCACGGAGGGGCAGCGCCTGTGCCGACCGTCTTCATCGGGGGGAAGCTCGTCGGGGCCATCGACAGTGTGATGGCGTCTCATATCAACGGCTCGCTTGTGCCGCTGCTTAAAGAGGCCGGCGCGCTCTGGCTCTGA
- the LOC125198359 gene encoding regulation of nuclear pre-mRNA domain-containing protein 1B-like, with amino-acid sequence MVSTFNPQILVDKLLKLNSSQQSIETLSHWCIFHMNKAKQVVETWDRQFHCAHREQRLPFLYLANDILQNSRRKGAEFVAEFWKVLPDSLHDVIEHGDENAKSAALRLISIWEERKVFGSRGQILKEEFVKRQLDNGNNTRNLSGPKVQPAGGNLLKKLVSGYEAVSSSHLDEDAIFRKCRNSITIVEKVDKEFDSGSRLGHVKGGVGDELKEQHAVLRDCIEQLAVVESARANLVSLLQEALQEQVYKLSQVRDQLWGYKMLGRC; translated from the exons ATGGTAAGCACTTTTAATCCGCAGATACTGGTTGACAAGCTGTTAAAGCTCAACAGCTCGCAGCAAAGCATTGAGA CTCTATCACACTGGTGCATTTTTCATATGAACAAAGCAAAACAAGTCGTAGAAACATGGGATAGGCAGTTTCATTGTGCTCATCGTGAGCAGCGCCTGCCTTTTCTATATCTTGCAAATGACATTCTCCAGAACAGCAGACGAAAGGGTGCAGAGTTTGTTGCAGAGTTTTGGAAGGTTCTACCAGACTCTCTTCATGATGTTATTGAACATGGAgatgaaaatgcaaagagTGCTGCTTTACGCCTG ATTAGTATCTGGGAGGAGAGAAAAGTATTTGGCTCGAGAGGCCAAATTCTCAAAGAAGAGTTTGTAAAGAGGCAATTGGACAATGGCAATAATACTCGGAACCTTAGCGGACCTAAAGTG CAGCCAGCTGGCGGGAATCTATTGAAAAAACTAGTTTCTGGTTATGAAGCTGTATCTAGCAGTCATTTGGATGAGGATGCCATTTTCAGAAAATGTAGAAATTCTATAACCATTGTTGAAAAAGTGGATAAAGAATTCGACAGTGGTTCTCGACTAG GCCATGTTAAGGGTGGTGTTGGCGATGAGCTCAAGGAGCAGCATGCAGTTCTGAGGGACTGCATCGAGCAACTCGCTGTTGTTGAATCTGCTAGAGCAAATCTTGTGTCTTTGTTACAGGAAGCTCTACAGGAGCAG GTTTATAAGCTGAGCCAAGTTCGAGATCAACTTTGGGGATATAAGATGCTCGGAAGATgctga
- the LOC125198349 gene encoding uncharacterized protein LOC125198349, producing the protein MRWCLTHIQPTIAEGKLLYHAMHNIVHIDEKWFYMIKTSDRYYLLPDEDEPYRRPMFGSDGQTIFDGKIGIFPFTEQVPAKRKSKNRPKGTLETKPIPSVNKEAMRECLLNQIIPAIKAKWPANANKEIYIQQDNAKPHLKASDLQFEAAASTDGFKFHLISQPANSLDTNVLDLGFFRAIQSLQDDKLATNIDELLANVWSSFEELTPQTLNKVFLSLQSCLRKILEVHGGNNYKIPHLNKDRLSRTVGLPTSLEVEETLVRESLEYLLLPENDVGGSYHIGHLNTVLGL; encoded by the exons atgaGATGGTGTCTGACTCATATTCAGCCAACCATAGCTGAAGGTAAGCTTCTCTATCATGCAATGCACAACATTGTTCATATTGATGAGAAATGGTTCTACATGATAAAGACTTCAGACAGATACTACCTGTTGCCGGATGAGGATGAGCCTTATAG AAGGCCAATGTTTGGCAGTGATGGGCAGACCATCTTTGATGGTAAAATAGGCATATTTCCATTCACAGAGCAAGTTCCAGCCAAAAGAAAGTCAAAGAATAGGCCAAAAGGGACACTTGAGACAAAGCCTATCCCATCAGTTAACAAGGAAGCCATGAGAGAATGTCTCCTTAATCAG ATTATTCCAGCAATCAAGGCTAAGTGGCCAGCCAATGCAAATAAGGAAATATACATCCAACAAGATAATGCCAAACCCCATCTCAAAGCCTCTGACTTACAATTTGAGGCTGCTGCAAGTACAGATGGTTTTAAATTCCATCTAATTAGCCAACCAGCCAACTCCCTAGATACTAATGTGCTAGACCTTGGCTTTTTTAGGGCCATACAGTCACTACAAGATGACAAACTAGCCACCAATATAGATGAATTGTTGGCAAATGTTTGGAGTTCTTTTGAGGAACTCACACCACAAACACTGAACAAGGTATTCCTATCATTGCAAAGTTGTTTAAGAAAGATCCTAGAAGTGCATGGGGGCAACAACTACAAAATACCACACTTGAACAAAGATAGGTTGAGTAGGACAGTGGGGCTTCCTACCTCACTTGAGGTTGAAGAAACTCTGGTAAGGGAGAGCTTGGAGTATCTACTACTCCCTGAGAATGATGTGGGTGGTTCATATCACATAGGGCATTTAAACACTGTGCTAGGGTTGTAG